Below is a window of Pseudomonadota bacterium DNA.
CATTGCGCGTGGATCGTAGCCAGCCCGTGGCATGAACCGCAAAGCAAGAGCATCCGATTCAAGTTCATCCGCACGGCCATAACGCAGATTGATAAGCTGGCCTGCAACAGAGGCAATCTGGCCGCTATTGGCGTCCCCACTAGCAACGACCACCGCGCCTGTGAGTCCTTGTGTCAATTGTTGCTTGGCCAGCTGTGCAGCGCTGTGACGGCCTGCGACATGTCCTATTTCATGCGCAAGCACACCAGCAAGCTGGTCGGCGCTTTTCAATCGTTTCAACAGGCCCTGAGTAATGAAAATCTGGCCGCCAGGTAGGGCGAAAGCGTTAATAGTCTTGCTGTCCCCCAAGAGATGGAACTGGAAGCGCCATTGTGAAATATCTGCCTGATTGGCCGCGAAAAGCTTTGCTCCTACCGATGCTACACGAGTGGATGCCGTTTGGTCCTTAGAAAGCCCACCATACTGGTTGGCCATCGCGGGCGCAGCTTGCAGGCCGAGAGCGATTTCTTGCTTCGTGCTCATCGCTAGATATTGTGTTTTGCCAGTGACGCTATTGGTTTCTTGTGAGCTGCAATAAGAGACAAGGACAATGGCTGCAATGAGCAGACCCATACCGAGACTACCGCGCCGACGCGGACTTTGAGAAATGTACATCATGCCTCCTGTCTAAAAGGTCGTATAATAAGAAGCGATAAGGAATCGCAGCGCAACGAATAATGACTGGAAGTCATCAGATTTAATTATTCGAACCAGGGGCTATTTTTACACTTTCGCTACATCGCACTCGCTACCCTAAGGGCAGCATTGGAGTGACGTATGGATATTGTTTACTTTCTTCTCAGCCTTAGTTTTTTCGCCGCAACCGCCGCGATAATGCGAGGCTTTGGCAAGCTGACGGGGGAATGAGATGGACCCGCTGCTGATCATTAGCGCCCTCGCCGCGCTTATTCTGTTCATTTACCTTTTCACCGCGTTGCTCAAACCGGAGCTATTCCCATGACCATCGATAACGGCACATTGCAAATCATTCTCTATTTCGTCGTGCTGTTTGCACTGGTGAAGCCTCTGGGCGGCTATATGGCGCGCGTCTACGAGGGCAAAGTCACATGGCTCGGTTTCGTTGAGCGCCTCTTTTATCGCTCGGCGGGCATTGATCCCAAAACCGAGATGACCTGGAAACAATATGCCAAGGCACTTCTAGCCTTCAGTCTCGGTGGGCTGATCCTGCTTTATGCCATGCTCCGTTGGCAATCGCACCTGCCGTGGAACCCGATGGGTATGGCGGATTTAACACCGCATCTGGCATTCAATACGGCGGTCAGCTTCATCACCAACACCAACTGGCAGTCTTATGGCGGTGAAAGCACCATGAGTTATTTCAGCCAGTTCTTCGGCCTGACCATGCAGAACTTTGCGTCTGCTGCAGCGGGCATGGCTGTGCTTGTTGCGCTGATTCGCGGGCTGGCGCGCCGTAATAGCACAACGCTCGGCAACTTCTGGGTCGATATGCTGCGTGGCACTCTCTATATCCTCCTGCCGCTCGCGCTGCTTTATACGGCATTGCTGGCTGGCCAAGGCGTGGTGCAAACCTTCTCGCCCTCGATCAACGCTCCCATGGTGGAAGCACAGCAAGTGGCTGAGGTGAAGGATGCCAGCGGCACCGTCACTACTCCTGCGCAGACTGTGACTGAGCAGGCAATAGCCGTTGGCCCTGCCGCTTCGCAAATTGCGATCAAGCAGCTCGGTACTAATGGCGGTGGATTCTTCAATGCCAACTCGGCGCATCCGTTCGAGAACCCAACACCGTTCTCCAACTTCCTCGAGATGATCGCCATCCTGCTGATTCCAGCAGCATTGTGCTACACGTTCGGCGCAATGATTGGTGATCGTCGCCAGGGCTGGGCGGTGCTGATCGCAATGACCGTCATCTTCGTGCCGCTGATGCTCTTTGGCGTGGCGCAGGAACAGCACGGTAATCCGAAGCTGGAAGCGCTGGGCATTACTCATGCCGGGAATATGGAGGGAAAAGAAACCCGGTTCGGCATTACCAACTCGGCGCTTTTTGCAGCGGCCACCACCGCAGCCTCTAACGGCTCCGTCAACGCGATGCATGATTCCTTCACGCCTCTTGGCGGGCTGGTGCCGCTGATCCTCATCCAGTTCGGTGAAGTCATCTATGGCGGTGTCGGTTCCGGGCTTTATGGCATGCTCGTATTCGTCATCATCACCGTATTCATTGCGGGGCTGATGGTTGGGCGCACGCCGGAGTATCTCGGCAAAAAGATTGGTGCGTTCGAGATCAAGATGGCCTCGGTCGCTATTCTGGTGATGCCTGTGACAGTATTATTCGGGACGGCGCTTGCGGTGCTGCTTGAAGCAGGGCGCGCGGGCATGCTCAATCCCGGCGCACAGGGCTTCTCGGAAATCCTCTATGCTATCAGCTCGGCGGGCAACAATAACGGCAGCGCCTTCGGTGGTCTAACCGCCAACACGGAATTCTATAACACGCTGCTTGCTATCGCCATGTTGATCGGGCGCTTCTGGATCATCATCCCGGTATTGGCGATTGCCGGAAGCATGGCTGCTAAAACACCCACCCCGCCGAGCAGCGGTACGTTGCCGACGCACACCCCGCTTTTCATCGGCTTTCTTGTCGGGGCCATCATTCTCGTCGGTGTGCTGACCTTCGTGCCTGCCTTGGCACTGGGGCCGGTGACGGAACATCTCACCATGATTTCGGGTAAATAACATGACCACGCAAACCGCCAGCTTCTCGCCTACCGATCCCGCTGTCATCAAAACGGCCGCCCTGTCAGCCTTGCGCAAGCTTGGGCCGAAGACGCAGCTGCGCAATCCAGTGATGTTCGTGGTCTATATCGGCAGCATCATCACCAGCATTTTTTGGCTGCAAAGCTTGGTGAAATCCAGCAGTGAGCCGAGCTGGTTCATCTTCTCCATCTCGGCATGGCTATGGTTCACCGTGCTATTCGCTAACTTTGCTGAGAGCATGGCGGAAGGCCGTGGTAAAGCGCAAGCCAAGCATCTCAAAGCATCGCGCCGGGATACGATGGCTAAGAAGTTAGCCAACGCTTCAGATCGCAGCCATTATAAATCCGTCGCATCAACGCAGTTGCGGATTGGTGATTTGATCATCGTTGAGGCTGGGGAATTCATTCCTGGTGATGGACAAGTGGTTGAGGGCATTGCCTCAGTCGATGAAAGCGCCATCACCGGTGAATCCGCCCCCGTCATCCGCGAATCTGGCGGCGACCGAGATTCCGTTACCGGCGGCACGCGTCTGTTGTCGGATTGGCTCATCATCAAAATCACCGCCAACCCCGGTGAGATGTTCATCGATAAGATGATCAATCTGGTCGAAGGCGCGAAACGCCAGAAAACCCCGAATGAAATTGCACTGTCGATCTTGCTGGCTGCACTGACGCTGATCTTCCTGATCGTCACCGCCTCGCTGTTGCCATTCTCCATTTTCGGCGTGCATCAGTCCGGCCAAGGCGAAGTAGTAAGCATCACTGTGCTTGTGTCACTGCTGGTCTGTCTCGCGCCTACCACTATCGGCGGTTTACTCTCGGCCATTGGTATCGCGGGTATGAGCCGCCTGATGAAAGCGAACGTCATCGCCATGTCCGGTCGTGCGGTGGAAGCCGCGGGCGATGTGAATGTGCTGCTGCTCGATAAAACTGGCACGATTACTTTCGGCAACCGTCAGGCGGTAGCGTTTATTCCTGCAACTGGTGTGACGGTGCTCGAGCTGGCGTTGGCGGCTGAGCAATCCTCACTGGCTGATGAAACGCCGGAAGGCCGCAGCATTGTCGCCTTGGCGCATAACGAGCATAAAATCGCTCCAAGCGATGCTGTGCAGCTCCAAGCGACGGTAATCCCATTCACTGCAGAAACACGCCTCAGCGGCATCAAACAGGCCAAGCGCGTGGTGCTGAAGGGCGCGGTGGACGCTATCGCCAAGCATCTCAAAACCCTCGGTGCAGCACTCGATAACCATGTGCGTCTGGAAGCCGAGAAAATAGCCCGTACCGGAGGAACGCCACTGGTCGTCGCCGAGAACGACCGTACACTTGGGGTGATTCACCTGAAGGATGTGGTGAAGCCCGGCATTAAAATCCGCCTCCATGCGCTGCGCCGTATGGGCATCAAAAGCATTATGATCACTGGCGATAATCCCCTCACCGCTGCTGCCATTGCGGCGGAAGCCGGGGTCGATGACTTCCTCGCCGAGGCAACGCCAGAGGACAAACTCAAGCTCATCCGCGAGAAACAGAAGAATGGCGAGATGGTCGCCATGGTAGGCGATGGCACCAACGATGCGCCCGCGCTTGCGCAATCAGACGTAGCCGTAGTGATGAACTCCGGCACGCAGGCTGCCAAAGAAGCCGGTAACATGGTCGATCTGGATTCTGACCCCACCAAGCTGATCGAGATCGTCGAAATTGGTAAGCAACTGCTGATGACACGCGGTGCGCTAACGACATTCTCCATCGCCAACGACATCGCTAAATATTTCGCCATTGTGCCGTTCGCGTTCGCCAGCACCTATCCTGTGCTGACACGCCTCGATATTATGGGGCTTGGCTCGGCGCATAATGCCATTCTCTCGGCAGTTATCTTCAATGCATTGGTCATCGTCGCCCTTATTCCGTTAGCCCTCAAAGGCATTAAATATCGCCCGGTCGGTGCAGAAGCAGCCCTGCGCCACCACGCCCTTGTCTATGGCCTCGGCGGCATTGCTGTGCCGTTTATCGGCATTAAAGCCATCTCACTCGTTCTTGCCTTCATCGGCGTTGCATAGAGGATCATATGAACCAGATTCGCCCCACCATTAGTTTTCTTCTGCTCCTTAGCCTCTTGTTCGGCGCAGCCTATCCACTCCTCACCACCAGTATGGCAAACGCCGTGTTCCCGCACGAAGCGCAGGGTAGCTTGCTGACGGACAAAACAGGTAAACCGTTGGGCTCTGCATTGGTTGGCCAGAATTTCACCCAGCCGCACTATTTTTGGGGAAGAATATCCGCCACTGCTCCCTATAGCTACAATGCCTCAGCCTCATCCGGCAGTAACTACGGTTCCAATAATCCAGCTTTGCTGGATGCCGCCAACGCTCGCATCACCGCTTTACGGACGGCCGATCCATTGAACACAGCGCCGGTGCCGGTAGATTTAGTAACTGCGTCGGGTAGTGGCCTTGATCCACACATCAGTGTGGCGGCCACAGAATACCAGCTTGCCCGGGTGGCACGCGCTCGTGGTTTATCCGAAGCAAAGCTACGTGAGTTGGTGGCCCACTATACGCAAGGCCGCCAGTTTGGCGTGCTTGGAGAGCCACGCGTTAATGTCCTAAAACTGAATTTAGCACTGGATGGGAAGTTGTAATTTCATCAAGAAAAGCCGATAGTTGTCGTATGAAGGATGATCGACCTAATCCGGATGCATTACTTAAAACGATGCAGCATAACGCTGGAGCGAATAAACGCGGTCGCCTTAAAATATTCTTTGGTGCATGCGCCGGTGTTGGCAAAACCTACGCCATGCTTTCAGCAGCGCGCGAGAAGCATGAAGACGGCGCCTCACTACTGGTCGGCTTAGTTGAAACGCATGGGCGCATAGAAACCGAAGCGCTAGTAGAGGGTTTGCCCTATTTGCAGCGTATTACCATCGATCATCGTGGCGTGGCCGTGCATGAATTTGACCTTGATGCAGCATTAAAGGCAAAGCCGGGTTTAATTCTGGTAGATGAACTCGCCCACACCAATGCACCCGGCTCGCGTCACCCCAAGCGCTGGATGGATATTGTCGAGCTGTTGGATGCAGGCATTGATGTTTATTCCACCCTCAACGTGCAGCATGTCGAAAGCCTCAACGATATCGTCACGCGTATTACTGGCATTCGCGTAAAAGAAACGGTGCCGGATAATGTATTCGATAGCGCAGACGAGGTTTCACTAGTCGATTTGCCGTCGGATGATTTGCTCGAGCGGTTGCGCGAAGGCAAAGTCTACACGACGGATATTGGTCGCAAGCGCGCCGCCGAGAATTTCTTTAAACGTGAGAATCTTCTGGCTTTGCGTGAGTTGGCTTTGCGCCGCGTTGCCGAGCGTTTGGATACGCACGCCGGTGAGAATGGCGGCGCACGTAAAGTTGGCGATCGGCTGGCTGTATGCATTGGCCCGGGTGACCTCACCCCTAAGCTATTGCGCACCACGAAGCGTATGGCGGACGCGCTGCGCGCTACATGGGTGGCAGTATATGTTGAGAATGCGCGCCATTACCGGCTTGGCCACGCAGCGCAACTCAAGTTGGAGCGCAATCTGCGACTGGCCGAGGAAATGGGGGGCAAGACGGAATTGCTGCAAGGGGATGATGCCGCCGTTGCCATCGCCAATTATGCCCACACCAAAGGCATTACTAAAATCATTACGGGTAAGCCGCCGAAATCCTTCTGGCGCGAACTCCTGCAACGCTCTCTGGCCAACGAACTGATCCGCGCCAGTGACCGCATTGATGTATATGTGGTGAGTGGCAATGAGCATGTCGAGCCGCTCTCTTATAGCGAAATCAAACCGCCCTTGCGCCAATGGCGCGGCTATCTGTTTGGCATTCTGCTCACTGCGCTGATTACAGCTGGCGGCATGATGATTCGTGAGTCGTTTAACGGCGAAAACGTCATCATGCTTTATCTACTCATTATCATTATTCTGGCCGAGCGTTATGGTTGGGCCGTCTCGATGGTCACGAGTTTTCTTGCGTTCATCTGCTTCAACCTATTTTTCGTACAGCCTTATTACTCACTGACAGTAAACAGCTATAACGATGTAGTCACACTTGTCTTGTTGCTAGGCACTGGGTTTTTTGCCAGCTTGCAAACCTCGAACCTCCAAGCACAGAGCCGATTCTTTCGCCGTAAGGAACGCAATACATCGGCACTGTATGCCATGTCCCAAGAACTGGCCAATACCCGCCAGCGTGACGATCTTACCGCGGTGATAAAACGTCGGTTGGAGCAAGCATTGGATGGTTCGGCTACTCTCTTCTTTCCCGATGCCCATGGCGATTTTGAAAGCTTTACAGGCATCCATACGGTCGGGGTACGAGAAGAAATCGTGGTGCGTTGGGTATTCGGCCACCAGCAACCCGCCGGACTGGGAACAACGACTATGCCCAGTGTCCAAGGCTATTTCGTGCCATTGCGCGGCTCGTCAGGAACCTTTGGCGTTCTTGGTCTGATTCCCCACACTTCAGGCCACATACTCAGTCCTGAAGAAAGGGACATGGTCGATACGTTCGGCGCATTAGCTGCAGCTGCGCTGGAGCGCGTAACCGTTTCTGCCGTTGCTGAAACCCGCAAGGTGGAGGCAGAAAGCGAAAAGCTGCGCAATGCGCTGCTCAGTTCTGTATCCCATGATTTGCGCACGCCGCTGGCATCCATCAAAGGCGTCATCAGTAGCTTATTGCTGGAAGATGATCGCACGGATGCTGCTACCCGCCAGGAATTGCTT
It encodes the following:
- a CDS encoding M48 family metalloprotease, with the protein product MGLLIAAIVLVSYCSSQETNSVTGKTQYLAMSTKQEIALGLQAAPAMANQYGGLSKDQTASTRVASVGAKLFAANQADISQWRFQFHLLGDSKTINAFALPGGQIFITQGLLKRLKSADQLAGVLAHEIGHVAGRHSAAQLAKQQLTQGLTGAVVVASGDANSGQIASVAGQLINLRYGRADELESDALALRFMPRAGYDPRAMLEVLHILKQASGARGGPAFFSTHPDPDLRISKLEAQMDMNQFEQ
- the kdpC gene encoding potassium-transporting ATPase subunit KdpC, encoding MNQIRPTISFLLLLSLLFGAAYPLLTTSMANAVFPHEAQGSLLTDKTGKPLGSALVGQNFTQPHYFWGRISATAPYSYNASASSGSNYGSNNPALLDAANARITALRTADPLNTAPVPVDLVTASGSGLDPHISVAATEYQLARVARARGLSEAKLRELVAHYTQGRQFGVLGEPRVNVLKLNLALDGKL
- the kdpB gene encoding potassium-transporting ATPase subunit KdpB, with the protein product MTTQTASFSPTDPAVIKTAALSALRKLGPKTQLRNPVMFVVYIGSIITSIFWLQSLVKSSSEPSWFIFSISAWLWFTVLFANFAESMAEGRGKAQAKHLKASRRDTMAKKLANASDRSHYKSVASTQLRIGDLIIVEAGEFIPGDGQVVEGIASVDESAITGESAPVIRESGGDRDSVTGGTRLLSDWLIIKITANPGEMFIDKMINLVEGAKRQKTPNEIALSILLAALTLIFLIVTASLLPFSIFGVHQSGQGEVVSITVLVSLLVCLAPTTIGGLLSAIGIAGMSRLMKANVIAMSGRAVEAAGDVNVLLLDKTGTITFGNRQAVAFIPATGVTVLELALAAEQSSLADETPEGRSIVALAHNEHKIAPSDAVQLQATVIPFTAETRLSGIKQAKRVVLKGAVDAIAKHLKTLGAALDNHVRLEAEKIARTGGTPLVVAENDRTLGVIHLKDVVKPGIKIRLHALRRMGIKSIMITGDNPLTAAAIAAEAGVDDFLAEATPEDKLKLIREKQKNGEMVAMVGDGTNDAPALAQSDVAVVMNSGTQAAKEAGNMVDLDSDPTKLIEIVEIGKQLLMTRGALTTFSIANDIAKYFAIVPFAFASTYPVLTRLDIMGLGSAHNAILSAVIFNALVIVALIPLALKGIKYRPVGAEAALRHHALVYGLGGIAVPFIGIKAISLVLAFIGVA
- a CDS encoding sensor histidine kinase KdpD, with amino-acid sequence MKDDRPNPDALLKTMQHNAGANKRGRLKIFFGACAGVGKTYAMLSAAREKHEDGASLLVGLVETHGRIETEALVEGLPYLQRITIDHRGVAVHEFDLDAALKAKPGLILVDELAHTNAPGSRHPKRWMDIVELLDAGIDVYSTLNVQHVESLNDIVTRITGIRVKETVPDNVFDSADEVSLVDLPSDDLLERLREGKVYTTDIGRKRAAENFFKRENLLALRELALRRVAERLDTHAGENGGARKVGDRLAVCIGPGDLTPKLLRTTKRMADALRATWVAVYVENARHYRLGHAAQLKLERNLRLAEEMGGKTELLQGDDAAVAIANYAHTKGITKIITGKPPKSFWRELLQRSLANELIRASDRIDVYVVSGNEHVEPLSYSEIKPPLRQWRGYLFGILLTALITAGGMMIRESFNGENVIMLYLLIIIILAERYGWAVSMVTSFLAFICFNLFFVQPYYSLTVNSYNDVVTLVLLLGTGFFASLQTSNLQAQSRFFRRKERNTSALYAMSQELANTRQRDDLTAVIKRRLEQALDGSATLFFPDAHGDFESFTGIHTVGVREEIVVRWVFGHQQPAGLGTTTMPSVQGYFVPLRGSSGTFGVLGLIPHTSGHILSPEERDMVDTFGALAAAALERVTVSAVAETRKVEAESEKLRNALLSSVSHDLRTPLASIKGVISSLLLEDDRTDAATRQELLHSAHDEVARLERVVGNLLDVTRLEGGEVKLKLDYYFAPELIGSAIKQTATLLKHHYITTDIDPHLPAVWIDGLLIEQVLVNVLENAAKYTPAGSTVTVIAKSITPEWLEIAVEDNGPGIPQAQEQHIFDKFTTFAVQQNTYGAGLGLTICRAIMQVHGGTISARNREVGGARFSFTLPIAANPEPEQADAE
- the kdpA gene encoding potassium-transporting ATPase subunit KdpA, with amino-acid sequence MTIDNGTLQIILYFVVLFALVKPLGGYMARVYEGKVTWLGFVERLFYRSAGIDPKTEMTWKQYAKALLAFSLGGLILLYAMLRWQSHLPWNPMGMADLTPHLAFNTAVSFITNTNWQSYGGESTMSYFSQFFGLTMQNFASAAAGMAVLVALIRGLARRNSTTLGNFWVDMLRGTLYILLPLALLYTALLAGQGVVQTFSPSINAPMVEAQQVAEVKDASGTVTTPAQTVTEQAIAVGPAASQIAIKQLGTNGGGFFNANSAHPFENPTPFSNFLEMIAILLIPAALCYTFGAMIGDRRQGWAVLIAMTVIFVPLMLFGVAQEQHGNPKLEALGITHAGNMEGKETRFGITNSALFAAATTAASNGSVNAMHDSFTPLGGLVPLILIQFGEVIYGGVGSGLYGMLVFVIITVFIAGLMVGRTPEYLGKKIGAFEIKMASVAILVMPVTVLFGTALAVLLEAGRAGMLNPGAQGFSEILYAISSAGNNNGSAFGGLTANTEFYNTLLAIAMLIGRFWIIIPVLAIAGSMAAKTPTPPSSGTLPTHTPLFIGFLVGAIILVGVLTFVPALALGPVTEHLTMISGK